The genomic segment TCGCGGCGAGGAAACACAGAGATTGGGATTCCATACGGTCCAAACCTGAGACACACAATGAAAACCTTAGAGACTCAAACAGACATGTCTGACCTAAGCAGTCATGTGACCCATCAATGatcattaatgtgattatttcttatttattacaCACCAAGCACTAATCAATAATTAGCATAAATCGCCTAtgttcaatcaatcaatgaatcaaAAAGACAATAATCGATAGGACAATAATCAAAAAGACAATAATCAATGAGACAATACTCAATAAGACAATAATCAAAAAGACAATCAATGAGACAATACTCAATAAGACAATAATCAAAAAGACAATAATCAATGAGACAATAATCGATAAGACAATAATCGATAAGACAATAATCAAGCCTTTAAAGTCAATAACActgatcattttcattattgattgcTATGCTAATTATAGGTGACTGACTGTGTTGATTTGTCAGGTGTGACGTCATCCTATTCACATAAACTTTCTGATCACTGATCAAAGCAGTTATTGATCAACACACTCACCTTCTGGAAATGTCCATCAGAACCCCGGAGAAAATCTTCTCCCCCAGGCGGAAGGACACCACCAGCGCGTCATCGATGATGTGATCCAGGCAGACCCGGACCTCGGACCCGGGACTCAGATCCTGAACGGAAGCGAGTGACGGAGCACCGCCGAGCCCCGGTTCTGGCGCTGGCTCGAGTCGCGAGGACTCGTCCTGCTTCACGGTGTCCGTCGTCAGGCGTCTCTGCGGGGACTGGTCCCTGAGGCCGCGGTCCGCCGGTTCCTCGTTCCCCGCAGAATTTTTAACGCACCCGGGAGGCGAGTCCGGCTTCACCGGGAACGAAACGTCCAACATGGCGTCCTCCGCGGGCCCGGGCCTCTGCTCAGAGTACTCAAGGACCGTGTATCCCCGGTCTGGCCCCGCGGTCTCGACTCGATCTGTCGTCACATTAGTGGTCGGTACCGCCGGTTCGGCCAGAGACAGACCGGCCTCAGTGACGGGCGGCGGAGCCGGGAAGGAGTGAAGAAAGACGGCGGAGGGCTGCGGATCCGAGAGGATGCTGCGGTACGCCGCCTGAACCGACACATTTCCGCCGCCCTCTGAATCCGTCGGGAGTCCTGGACAGAACCGGTCCACGCTGATCCGGTCCGCTAGGAAGATGTTGGTCTTTTCATCCGTTACGACAATTTCACAGAGAGCTTTTCCCGCCGCGGGCTCAAGCTCCGGCCCGACATGGCGGCGCTCCTCCGCGTCCCCACCATCCTCCACCTGCGTGACGACCGACTCTGCGGCCAGACCGGACTCCCGCGGCCCGTCACATTCCTGCGTGGCTCCCGGGAGTCCCGGGTCCGTTTCTGGCGGGTCCTCGTCGACTGTCGCCGACGTCGGTGTGATTAGAACCGCCGCAGCTCCTGGCTCTGCAGCCACGGCCGCCATTTTCTTCCGCTGTGCTGCCGAGCGGACTGTAGCCCCGCCCTCTCAGAGCGCTGCCAGCTGCGCAGGCGCACCGCCATTGGCTGAAGTTCCCGTCAGTCAAAGGACATGCGGCAGCGCGtcctctctgattggctgactcCGACTTTGCGAGGCGTCGaactgccaccagggggcgtttacaaatcagaaacaaaaacaacggcAATAATAAAGATCAATGATCTGGATATGATCGATACACAGATGACAGAACCACAATATTGATTACATTTGATCAGCTGGTCACACAAAAGAACAACCTGTgactaaaacatttattaaaatctacttgtttttatacaaacaGGGGAAATTGAAcaaactaacaattattttatcgTTTCTCCATGAattaatcagtgtttgtcaaacctggaaattacaatgttctcaaatgtctttgtttttgtcaacaaactCCAATgagtagaaaatgaaagaaaataacaaataataataactgaagTCCCCTTGTCTCTCACTCCATCTCaatctaatgtgtgtgtgaactctgacctatgaacatacaaacaacaacgttcatattaataatcatttattattgttacagTCCATCATTGATTATCGATTCATTATTAATGGCCATGGTCCGATCTGGCCGTGTGATTGGTCGAGCCTCGGTCCTCGCATGTGATTGGACGAGGGCTGCGGTTGTTTATGGAACAACAAAGATCAACAAGTCCTGCACCCACACATGAAATtcagtaaccatggcgacattGATTAAATCACGCCCCTCTCCAGGGTCACAGTAGCTGAGGCTCATGGGAAAtggaggagtaaaaaaaaaaattggtcaGAGAGCACTCAGGCCGATCCCTTCAATTTCTGTCAGCTCTTTTAAAGCCACGCCCTCCTTTGAGGCCACACCCCCACTGTCGACGATGTCCTCTTTGGAGGTCGCACCCTCTTTTAAAGAGACGCCCTCCTGTTGCCTGTGGGGGTGTCCGGACCTTTAAAAAGCCATCAAACAACCATAGCAatgtgttagcattagcatcaaTAGAGTTATATAGAGTGTCAGTGTTATTAAAGTTAGTTATGGGTTCATTAAACTATTGTAGCTGCTGCTAATGAACCTATCCCTGCTAATGAAGCTAACCCAGCAAATAAAGCTAACACTGCTCATAAAGTTATCCTTGCGAATAAAAGTAACACTGCTAATGAAGCTATCCCTACTAATGAAGCTAACACTGCTAATAAAGCAAACATGGCTTGTGAAGCTAACCCTGCTAATGAAGCTAACCATTAGTGACTGGCTCACCATTTCTCCTCTACGTCCTCGATGGTGTCTGGCAGCGGGACGTTAAGAGTCTCCGGCAGGAAACACGCAAAGCATCCGGCGATCACTGCTGCGCCACCGTACACCAAGCTGGGCAGAGCAGGTAGTACCTGGGAAATGTAGTCACGTTAGtcatgtgatgtcacagtgacatTCAAACATGTGAAGAAAAAAGATGGACTCAGCGATGTCACCTCGTCCAGGATGAGGACAGCAGGCGCCGCCATGCTGCCGACTCTCGCCATCGTGGAGACAAAGCCCATTCCTGTctgcctgaacacacacacatatacacatttgtATCGACGAAACCGGCATCTAGCGCTGCCGCCATCACTGCGGTGGCACGTGGTCTGTCACTCTCTGCAGTCCTGCTCTGTTCTGCACAGTGGTCACGGTCACTTCTCTAAACCTATGCCTGCTGCAGAGTCTGGATATTCATTCAAACTGTCACCTGCTCAGTAccaaattgtgattttaaaagtAACTAAGCAGAtgacaatgtaatgtaaaattacaGACTTAAGAAAAACTACCGAAAGTATGAGTACTCCACACTGAATGACAATAATGTGAGTAGTTGTTGATTAACTCAGCTACAGCCTTGATAGAGGCGTCTAACGTGAGCTAACTAAGCAAAGTTAGCTTTGCTGACATTACGTTAACCTCGGCAGCCGCTTCCTGTTCACTGTGAGATTGACGAATGTTCACCAAAAGTTatcgtgctgctgctgttgggaACAAAGTTCCCTCTGTTCATATTTTTGATCCACTTCTGGAGGACATCACGGTcctctgcacacacagggaATCCGTTTAGACTGTACGGCCGCAGAAATGTACACTTCTTATGACGGCTCCCAGTGAGACGCCACTGCAGCAATGGCAGCTTGTTTACTTATGGTACTTTGCCAGATTCATCTATAGCAGAGTATAGGGTTAGCACCATTAGCTGTTTTAGCAGCAATAGCCATGTTAGCATCAGTAGCTGTGTTAGTTTCATTAGCAagttgttagcatgttaagAGACTTCAAAACTGTATTTCTTTCggatgactcagcagaaatTCAGTCTCCTTAGTCCAAAAAATGTTCTGCTCTGGATTTCTCTTGCATATTTTCGGGCACTAATAAATAATCTGAGTGTGTTAAAGGTAAAGGTGACTCAGATGTCGGCCGGTGTAGGTGTATTTAAACGTAGACATGATCATCTCAGTGTGTTATGGTACGTTCCAGTTGTAGGAACCCTGACGTaacattgtgtttgtgacaaTGGTTTTGTCCAAGTTCCGACCTCCGATGGAGGTGCGCCTCACCTGATGACGGTAGGGTAGAGCTCGCCAGTGAACAGGTAGACAGTGGTAAAAGACGCTGAGGTGAAACCTTTTCCGAGACACGCCATCACCGTCCTGACAGTCTGCAGGTCTGAGGACGTCAATGTTTACAGTCACCGtcctcacaaatacacaaacaagtgtgtgtgcgtgtctttgTGTACCTGTGGGGACGAAGATGTTTGCGAAGATAATGGCAGCTGACAGGAAGAGACACATGGCCTGAGTGACACGCCTCCCCAGGTAACTGAGCATGCCCAGTGCAAACAGCTTGGCGGGAAAATCCACCGCTGCAAAGATGATCTGCATCAGGTATATGCTCACCTGAAACGACCAATGAGGGGGAGGCTCAGTGTGACCAGCCAATAGAAGAAGAGTTGATACAGAATTgatggtaaccatggtaactgtgGTAACCGCCCCCTTCAGGTGAGCAAAGCAACTCACCCCAAACTTCTGCAGGTCCATCGCCAAACCGTAGTACGCAAAACTGGTGGAGAACCTGTTCAGACACATGGACGGCTTAGGTTAAAGTGTTTTAGGTAAAGGGGACTCAGGTGTTTTAGGTGTTTCAGGTAAAGGTGACTCAGGTGTTTTAGGTGTGTCCTCTCACCACACAGCGACCAGACAGAGGGAGATGCGTCTCATGCCACTCGTCTTCAGAAGGTCGTACGCTGTGAACCTCGATTGACTTGACTCAATTTCCTTCTTCATGTTTGAGTGCAACACCTGTAGGTCACACAGTACAAACCTCAGCAGCTGGATGGAAAGCATTGTCTGCTTTGTGACAGAAAGGTAGGTTACCTCCAGCGTTATCTTGTCGACCATCTCCGGTTTCCCGTTAATCCGCGCGACTCGGTGAAGACTTTTCAACGCCTCCTCAGATTGACGGTTCAGCACCAGCCACCGAGCAGACTCCGAGTACCAcctgaccaatcagagagcagctACATCAGACCATCGATCCAATCAGAGAGCAAGTACACCAGACCCTcagaccaatcacagagctcaCACTGACCAGCTGTAGGcgaaaaacaggaagtgaggcaCGCAGACAACCAACTGCAGCTTCCTCCAGTCTCTCAGCCAATAGGCAAGACCCGCCAAGACCAGCTGACCAAaggtgaagaagaaggaagTAAGTGTGCCCACTAATGTCCGAACTTTGGTGGGGATCCACTCCACCTCTGAGGATAgacaggaaga from the Solea solea chromosome 4, fSolSol10.1, whole genome shotgun sequence genome contains:
- the oatx gene encoding solute carrier family 22 member 6-A isoform X2, whose translation is MMASQNLLNNFVSGIPAHHCSLPANHSLHNMSHQVDQQQLLKVFIPFDATGNRLHRCRRYVQPQWQLLAVNSSANVSELQTEECVDGWTFDRAEFFATTVSEWDLVCSLRSLKQMIQTIYMGGVLAGAIIYGSLSDRFGRRSVLIWSYLQLAVLGCSSALSPSYTTYCIFRFLTGMAVSGIILNGVSLKVEWIPTKVRTLVGTLTSFFFTFGQLVLAGLAYWLRDWRKLQLVVCVPHFLFFAYSWWYSESARWLVLNRQSEEALKSLHRVARINGKPEMVDKITLEVLHSNMKKEIESSQSRFTAYDLLKTSGMRRISLCLVAVWFSTSFAYYGLAMDLQKFGVSIYLMQIIFAAVDFPAKLFALGMLSYLGRRVTQAMCLFLSAAIIFANIFVPTDLQTVRTVMACLGKGFTSASFTTVYLFTGELYPTVIRQTGMGFVSTMARVGSMAAPAVLILDEVLPALPSLVYGGAAVIAGCFACFLPETLNVPLPDTIEDVEEKWSGHPHRQQEGVSLKEGATSKEDIVDSGGVASKEGVALKELTEIEGIGLSAL
- the oatx gene encoding solute carrier family 22 member 6-A isoform X1; the protein is MGFTELLDQVGGFGRYQWLHVTLISLPGLMMASQNLLNNFVSGIPAHHCSLPANHSLHNMSHQVDQQQLLKVFIPFDATGNRLHRCRRYVQPQWQLLAVNSSANVSELQTEECVDGWTFDRAEFFATTVSEWDLVCSLRSLKQMIQTIYMGGVLAGAIIYGSLSDRFGRRSVLIWSYLQLAVLGCSSALSPSYTTYCIFRFLTGMAVSGIILNGVSLKVEWIPTKVRTLVGTLTSFFFTFGQLVLAGLAYWLRDWRKLQLVVCVPHFLFFAYSWWYSESARWLVLNRQSEEALKSLHRVARINGKPEMVDKITLEVLHSNMKKEIESSQSRFTAYDLLKTSGMRRISLCLVAVWFSTSFAYYGLAMDLQKFGVSIYLMQIIFAAVDFPAKLFALGMLSYLGRRVTQAMCLFLSAAIIFANIFVPTDLQTVRTVMACLGKGFTSASFTTVYLFTGELYPTVIRQTGMGFVSTMARVGSMAAPAVLILDEVLPALPSLVYGGAAVIAGCFACFLPETLNVPLPDTIEDVEEKWSGHPHRQQEGVSLKEGATSKEDIVDSGGVASKEGVALKELTEIEGIGLSAL